In Gossypium arboreum isolate Shixiya-1 chromosome 5, ASM2569848v2, whole genome shotgun sequence, a single genomic region encodes these proteins:
- the LOC108450672 gene encoding nuclear transcription factor Y subunit B-6 isoform X1 encodes MERGGFHGYRKLPDNTSGLKVAEMNMRMGEANHTNSHSNSDDNECSVREQDRFMPIANVIRIMRKILPPHAKISDDAKETIQECVSEYISFITGEANEHCQREQRKTITAEDVLWAMSKLGFDDYIEPLTVYLHRYRELEGERGSIRGEPVVKRVVDYGTLGVAAFAPAFHMGHHHHHGHGFFGSGAMGGYLKDESSAGSSQAAVANGEPYAQQHK; translated from the exons ATGGAACGTGGAGGCTTCCATGGCTACCGTAAACTCCCCGACAATACCTCTG GGCTGAAGGTGGCGGAGATGAACATGAGAATGGGTGAAGCCAACCATACGAACAGCCACTCAAACTCTGATGACAATGAGTGCTCCGTGAGAGAACAAGACCGTTTCATGCCCATTGCTAATGTAATAAGGATCATGCGCAAGATCCTTCCCCCACACGCCAAAATATCTGATGACGCCAAGGAAACGATCCAAGAATGTGTGTCCGAGTACATCAGCTTCATCACCGGCGAAGCCAACGAGCATTGCCAACGTGAGCAACGCAAGACTATCACTGCTGAGGATGTGCTGTGGGCAATGAGTAAGCTAGGCTTTGATGATTACATCGAGCCTTTGACGGTATACCTCCACCGCTACCGAGAACTGGAGGGTGAGCGTGGATCAATCAGAGGTGAGCCGGTGGTGAAGAGAGTGGTTGATTATGGAACTTTGGGTGTTGCTGCTTTTGCACCTGCCTTTCACATGGGGCATCACCATCACCATGGCCATGGGTTCTTCGGGAGTGGAGCCATGGGAGGGTATCTCAAGGATGAGTCCAGTGCAGGCTCATCACAGGCTGCAGTGGCAAATGGGGAACCATATGCCCAGCAGCATAAATGA
- the LOC108453830 gene encoding farnesyl pyrophosphate synthase 1 (The RefSeq protein has 7 substitutions, 2 frameshifts compared to this genomic sequence), which produces MADLRSAFLNVYSQLKSELLQDPSFELTDESRQWVERMLDYNVPGGKLNRGLSVIDSYRLLKDGKELTQDEIFLTSALGWCIEWLQAYFLVLDDIMDSSHTRRGQPCWFRLPKVGMIAVNDGVILRNHITRILKNHFRGKPYYVDLLDLFNEVEFQTASGQMIDLITTLEGEKDLSKYSLQQHRRIVQYKTAYYSFYLPVACALVMCGENLDNHIDVKNILVDMGIYFQVQDDYLDCFGNPETIGKIGTDIENFKCSWLVVKALEFCNEEHNKVLYENYGETRPANVAKVKALYNELNLKGVFEDYESKSYERLVTSIEAHPSKPVQAVLKSFLGKIYKRQK; this is translated from the exons ATGGCGGATCTCAGGTCAGCATTTCTCAATGTGTATTCCCAGCTCAAATCGGAGCTCCTTCAGGATCCTTCTTTCGAGTTTACCGATGATTCTCGTCAATGGGTTGAACGG ATGCTGGACTACAATGTGCCTGGAG GGAAACTGAATCGTGGACTCTCTGTGATTGATAGCTACCGCCTGTTGAAAGATGGAAAGGAATTGACccaagatgagatttttcttacAAGTGCGCTCGGTTGGTGTATTGAATGG CTTCAGGCATATTTTCTTGTTCTTGATGACATCATGGACAGCTCTCACACCCGGCGTGGCCAGCCTTGTTGGTTTAGATTGCCGAAG GTTGGTATGATTGCTGTAAATGACGGTGTTATACTTCGCAATCACATCACCAGGATTCTCAAAAATCACTTTCGTGGGAAACCTTACTATGTGGATCTGCTAGATTTATTTAATGAG GTGGAGTTTCAAACAGCTTCAGGACAGATGATAGATCTGATTACAACACTTGAAGGAGAAAAGGATCTATCCAAATACTCATTGCAACA GCACCGTCGCATTGTTCAGTACAAGACTGCCTATTATTCATTTTATCTTCCT GTTGCGTGTGCACTGGTTATGTGTGGTGAAAATCTTGACAACCACATCGATGTAAAGAACATTCTTGTTGACATGGGAATCTACTTTCAAGTACAG GATGACTATTTGGATTGCTTTGGCAATCCTGAGACCATTGGTAAG ATTGGAACTGATATTGAAGATTTTAAGTGCTCTTGGTTGGTGGTTAAAGCTTTGGAAATCTGTAATGAGGAGCAGAAGAAAGTGTTATAT GACAACTATG AAACCAGACC TGCCAATGTTGCTAAAGTGAAGGCTCTATACAATGAGCTTAATCTCAAG GGCGTATTTGAGGACTACGAAAGCAAGAGCTATGAGAGGCTCGTAACCTCAATTGAAGCTCATCCTAGCAAACCAGTGCAAGCAGTGTTGAAGTCATTCTTAGGGAAGATCTACAAGAGGCAGAAATAG
- the LOC128292978 gene encoding farnesyl pyrophosphate synthase encodes MADLRSAFLNVYSQLKSELLQDPSFEFTDDSRQWVERMLDYNVPGGKLNRGLSVIDSYRLLKDGKELTQDEIFLTSALGWCIEWLQAYFLVLDDIMDSSHTRRGQPCWFRLPKVGMIAVNDGVILRNHITRILKNHFRGKPYYVDLLDLFNEVEFQTASGQMIDLITTLEGEKDLSKYSLQQHRRIVQYKTAYYSFYLPAAR; translated from the exons ATGGCGGATCTCAGGTCAGCATTTCTCAATGTGTATTCCCAGCTCAAATCGGAGCTCCTTCAGGATCCTTCTTTCGAGTTTACCGATGATTCTCGTCAATGGGTTGAACGG ATGCTGGACTACAATGTGCCTGGAG GGAAACTGAATCGTGGACTCTCTGTGATTGATAGCTACCGCCTGTTGAAAGATGGAAAGGAATTGACccaagatgagatttttcttacAAGTGCGCTCGGTTGGTGTATTGAATGG CTTCAGGCATATTTTCTTGTTCTTGATGACATCATGGACAGCTCTCACACCCGGCGTGGCCAGCCTTGTTGGTTTAGATTGCCGAAG GTTGGTATGATTGCTGTAAATGACGGTGTTATACTTCGCAATCACATCACCAGGATTCTCAAAAATCACTTTCGTGGGAAACCTTACTATGTGGATCTGCTAGATTTATTTAATGAG GTGGAGTTTCAAACAGCTTCAGGACAGATGATAGATCTGATTACAACACTTGAAGGAGAAAAGGATCTATCCAAATACTCATTGCAACA GCACCGTCGCATTGTTCAGTACAAGACTGCCTATTATTCATTTTATCTTCCT GCAGCAAG ATGA
- the LOC108450672 gene encoding nuclear transcription factor Y subunit B-6 isoform X2, producing MNMRMGEANHTNSHSNSDDNECSVREQDRFMPIANVIRIMRKILPPHAKISDDAKETIQECVSEYISFITGEANEHCQREQRKTITAEDVLWAMSKLGFDDYIEPLTVYLHRYRELEGERGSIRGEPVVKRVVDYGTLGVAAFAPAFHMGHHHHHGHGFFGSGAMGGYLKDESSAGSSQAAVANGEPYAQQHK from the coding sequence ATGAACATGAGAATGGGTGAAGCCAACCATACGAACAGCCACTCAAACTCTGATGACAATGAGTGCTCCGTGAGAGAACAAGACCGTTTCATGCCCATTGCTAATGTAATAAGGATCATGCGCAAGATCCTTCCCCCACACGCCAAAATATCTGATGACGCCAAGGAAACGATCCAAGAATGTGTGTCCGAGTACATCAGCTTCATCACCGGCGAAGCCAACGAGCATTGCCAACGTGAGCAACGCAAGACTATCACTGCTGAGGATGTGCTGTGGGCAATGAGTAAGCTAGGCTTTGATGATTACATCGAGCCTTTGACGGTATACCTCCACCGCTACCGAGAACTGGAGGGTGAGCGTGGATCAATCAGAGGTGAGCCGGTGGTGAAGAGAGTGGTTGATTATGGAACTTTGGGTGTTGCTGCTTTTGCACCTGCCTTTCACATGGGGCATCACCATCACCATGGCCATGGGTTCTTCGGGAGTGGAGCCATGGGAGGGTATCTCAAGGATGAGTCCAGTGCAGGCTCATCACAGGCTGCAGTGGCAAATGGGGAACCATATGCCCAGCAGCATAAATGA
- the LOC108450271 gene encoding heavy metal-associated isoprenylated plant protein 7-like — protein sequence MGEEKREESKGKQDETNKEEEPAEIVLKVDMHCEACARKVARALKGFQGVEDVATDSKANKVVVKGKTVDPITVCERLRKKSGRKVELISPLPKPPSQEEKKEENKELKEEKKEEPPAAITVVLKVHMHCEACAQVLRKRIRKIPGVETVDTDVRNHQVIVKGDVDPANLVDYVYKRTRKQVSIVKDEENKEEEKKEAEKKQDEGEKKEEDQGKGDGDNDKKMDDIKRSEYYSSKYYSEFAYPPQFFSDENPNACSLM from the exons AGGCAAACAAGATGAAACGAACAAGGAAGAAGAGCCTGCAGAGATTGTACTCAAAGTTGACATGCACTGTGAAGCTTGTGCCAGAAAGGTTGCAAGAGCCCTCAAAGGATTTCAAG GAGTGGAGGACGTAGCCACAGATAGTAAGGCAAATAAAGTAGTGGTGAAGGGAAAGACAGTAGACCCCATCACGGTTTGTGAAAGGCTACGAAAGAAGAGTGGAAGAAAAGTGGAATTAATTTCACCTTTGCCTAAACCACCATCGCAAGAGGAgaagaaggaagaaaacaaagagctcaaagaagaaaaaaaggaagaG CCTCCAGCGGCGATAACAGTAGTATTGAAGGTTCATATGCACTGTGAAGCGTGTGCTCAAGTTTTGCGGAAGCGAATCCGAAAGATCCCAG GAGTAGAGACGGTGGATACTGATGTGAGAAATCATCAAGTAATAGTAAAAGGGGATGTAGATCCCGCAAACCTGGTAGATTATGTATACAAAAGAACCAGAAAGCAAGTATCCATAGTGAAGGACGAGGAAAACAaggaagaagagaagaaagaagCAGAGAAGAAACAAGATGAAGGAGAGAAGAAAGAAGAAGATCAAGGCAAAGGAGATGGAGATAATGATAAGAAGATGGACGATATCAAAAGAAGTGAATATTACTCATCCAAGTACTACTCCGAGTTTGCATATCCTCCTCAATTTTTCAGCGACGAGAACCCGAATGCTTGCTCTCTCATGTAG
- the LOC108453724 gene encoding ATP-dependent 6-phosphofructokinase 2 gives MANLSQPEATNLAAGRNPPPEQQLHDHLDDHAFSFSPITLKKLPHLSDYLQDLQPAGSNPLDHNPFFHPSDGFYVNTSDVVLRQVACRLSPSGTIASPSHHLAYIRAGPRKQIFFDHYATRAAIVTCGGLCPGMNTVIRELVVGLWDLYGVRQIYGIKAGYRGFYSIQPIELNPKMVHNWHRRGGTVLETSRGGFDLTKIVDAIENHGFNQVYIIGGDGTMRGAVKIFEEVRRRKLKVGVTGIPKTVDNDVGIIDRSFGFQTAVEMAEQAIHAAHVEAESAVNGIGLVKLMGRSTGHIALHATLSSRDVDCCLIPETEFYLEGTGGLLEFLEQRLKERGHAVVVVAEGAGQDLIPRTTAQKEERDESGNMVFLDVGAWLKTELKKWWDREHPHELFTVKYIDPTYMIRAVPANATDNLYCTLVAHSAIHGLMAGYTGFVTGPINGNHAYIPLADVAEAKNEVNIKDHKWEWVRSITNQPDFVKSKQNSV, from the exons ATGGCTAATTTATCGCAGCCGGAAGCCACCAATCTCGCCGCCGGTCGAAACCCACCACCGGAACAGCAACTTCATGATCACCTTGACGATCATGCCTTTTCATTCTCTCCTATAACCCTCAAAAAGCTGCCTCATCTGAGCGACTACCTGCAAGACCTCCAACCTGCTGGCTCCAATCCACTCGATCATAATCCATTCTTTCATCCTTCGGACGGGTTCTACGTAAACACATCCGACGTAGTTCTCCGGCAAGTCGCCTGCCGCCTCTCTCCCTCTGGAACAATTGCTTCTCCTTCTCACCACTTGGCATATATCAGAGCAGGTCCCCGCAAACAGATTTTCTTTGACCATTATGCCACCAGGGCTGCTATCGTCACGTGTGGAGGACTCTGTCCTGGGATGAATACTGTTATAAGGGAGCTGGTTGTTGGTCTTTGGGACCTCTATGGGGTGCGCCAAATTTACGGTATTAAAGCTGGCTACCGTGGCTTCTATTCCATTCAACCTATTGAGCTCAATCCTAAGATGGTGCATAACTGGCATAGGAGGGGTGGAACTGTGCTTGAAACATCTAGGGGTGGCTTTGACCTCACAAAGATCGTGGATGCTATTGAGAACCACGGCTTTAATCAG GTTTACATTATAGGCGGAGATGGCACAATGCGTGGTGCTGTCAAAATATTTGAGGAGGTTCGGCGACGGAAACTGAAAGTAGGAGTTACCGGTATTCCAAAAACAGTTGACAACGATGTCGGCATAATTGATAGATCATTTGGATTCCAGACAGCTGTAGAAATGGCAGAGCAAGCAATCCATGCAGCTCATGTGGAGGCCGAGAGTGCAGTGAATGGAATCGGCTTAGTGAAGCTAATGGGTCGAAGCACAGGGCACATAGCCCTCCATGCAACACTGAGCAGCCGAGATGTGGACTGCTGTTTAATTCCCGAAACTGAATTTTACTTGGAAGGGACGGGAGGGCTACTTGAATTCCTCGAACAAAGGCTGAAAGAGAGGGGGCATGCAGTTGTGGTGGTTGCTGAAGGGGCAGGGCAGGATTTGATACCCAGGACCACAGCCCAGAAAGAGGAAAGGGACGAATCCGGGAACATGGTTTTCCTAGATGTGGGTGCGTGGTTAAAGACAGAGCTGAAGAAATGGTGGGACAGGGAGCATCCTCATGAGTTGTTTACGGTGAAGTACATAGATCCTACTTACATGATACGTGCGGTGCCAGCAAATGCTACGGATAACTTGTATTGTACACTCGTGGCTCACTCGGCTATCCATGGGCTCATGGCGGGGTATACTGGATTCGTGACTGGTCCTATTAACGGAAACCATGCATATATCCCGTTGGCGGATGTGGCAGAAGCTAAGAATGAAGTGAATATTAAGGACCATAAATGGGAATGGGTGAGGTCTATCACCAATCAGCCTGATTTTGTCAAGTCCAAGCAAAATTcagtttga